In the Drosophila teissieri strain GT53w chromosome 3R, Prin_Dtei_1.1, whole genome shotgun sequence genome, TACaaatcttttttttgggaTCAGTTCGTAAGTCTGCATACCAATTGTAGGATTTGGAATATAAGACATAGgatttacttaaattttattttccaaacCATAACCAGACGGCAAAAGATATTACAGCTATACATATTAGTATATAAGTGTGTGAGAGTGGTATGCATAACTCATCTGTTTTACTGCCCAATTAGTGTTCTAACTTAATCCCACGCTAATACCTCACCTGATTAGCTTCTCTGAGGACGTCGACCAGAGCCTTGGCTTGCTTGGCATTATTCTTGGTGAAGAAAGCGAAGGAGGTGCCCTTTGTGTTGGATCGTCCAGTGCGACCGATGCGATGGATGTAGTCCTCGCTGTTTTGCGGATAGTCAAAGTTGATGACATACTTGATGCCGTCCACGTCTAAATATGGCCGGGGAAAAGATAAGGCACGCAGATTAGTTTCGAGCTCCTGGCTGTTTTTACTTAATTGGGGTGTATGATTTAATTGACGAACAGTTTTCAAATTGCCAAATGATTTTTCCACTATGCGCGCTCGCTTGCAACAATTTTTAGCGTTTTTCCGAGATGTCTTGAACACTTTGAATACACttgtcttttcttttttcatttttttgtatacgTTAGCAAACTATTGAGTCTAtggtatttttgttttgtgggttgtttgtatttttttttttagagaaaaaaagaaaatgtttcaaaatgtACGTTACCTTCTTGGTGCTATAAATTGTTTCACTCAATTTTCTCTCAATCAAAATCTCTGATTGGCGTCGCGCAGCTCGTGGTCCAAACTCTCCCCAGAAACAACAAGGTAGCGATCTCGATCGCACGGCGAAGCGGAGAGTTTGTTGCATTGAGCCGCGTGCGCCTCTGACTAAGCTCTCTTCTCACATGGACCATTTGGGAGATGACCACCGAGAGGAGACACGACCATTATATAAAGATTTATCTTATTGGGAGgattaacaacaacaagcggGCCGCCTTTTCGTCCTGGAGCAGTGGTCTTAACTGATGCGGCGGCAAACGCggtcagtgggtggtggtagTGAGCTTTTGGGAGGACGCAgcacccagcagcagcatcttcGTCTGGATCCTCGAAAGCACAGACATCTTATCTCCGGATCTCGTCCTCTCTGGTTCAAGCAAATGTCGAGTGTTCTTATTTCGGAGTGTGGTTTGTGTTGTGGATGGTGTCAATGTGCTTTTGCttgctttgttttggcttttgctgtggctgttgctgtcgACAAGGTGCATGTCCAATTCTAGTGCTTTCTGAAGGGCCAGGCCACCCCGTCAATACTTTGCACGCCGCCTTCCGCCATCCACTGCTGAGGAAAAAGCTGGCTCTCTGATGGTTCGgttcagttgttgttgttggatcTTTGGTTGATTGGTAgatggtttttggtttgtagATGGTAGTCTTTGGTCGCAAAAACGTATCATATTTCATTCTTTCTCAACAAAAAGTCGGGGACTGCAGAGGCCACATATGATGCATGATGTTGGGGATATTCGATATTCGTGTCTCTCGACCGTCTGAATCTGAGAACTTTTATCGGTCCTTTTGCGCAAGATATCACACAGGGTGTGGTATCATCATATATCATAACAGATCTGATTCTGATGTTGGCAAAAGTCGCTCAAGTCACGAGTGTTCGCAGTGGTCGCCGCTCATTCATTATCCTCCCCATCATACTACCAAAATCGGCCTCTGTAAACGAGAAAGAaacaagaaagagaaagagagagagaggggagAGAGAAAGAGGCAGAGAGACACGCACAAAGACAAAAATTGCGTACCAGGTACACCGCAGTGCATATAGATCATACGCATTTCATACATTATTTTAGCAGGGGTTGGGCCGGATTTTGCGGGTGGGGGCGGGTTGCAGGTCAGGGGCAGGGGTGGGGTAAAAGTTCAAGTTGATTATTCGATTTCGGCATTTGGCTTAtgtctaaaaaaaaaactgtttctGAGTTGGCGCGCTCGCTAGATGTGGATAGATACCGGGATATATGTTTCAGTGCGGTTAGGGGATTTGGGTGGTGGGTTTACGGGAATTAGGTTCTGCTCGCAAGTAATGGGTATGTGTAATGATGGGTGATCGTTAAATGCGGTGTTCTCTAGTAGTGATGGTATGTAAGCAATGGCCCTAGCAAGTGTAACCTTATAGCTAGCAGGCCAATCCAAATAATTCTCTTCCGGCCACAAACTACGTTGTATTTTACAACGATGCGAGAACAAACTTACCCAGTCCTCGGGCCGCCACATCGGTGGCCACCAGGATGTTGGACTTTCCCGAGCGGAACTCGCGCAGGACAAAGTCTCGTTCTGATTGCGACTTGTCGCCGTGAATAGCTCCACACCGAACGCCGAAGCTGCGGATAAAACGCACCAGGTTGTCCACGCGCCGCTTTGTCTCCACGAATATGATGATCTTGCCGGGACTCTCGCTAGTGTCATAGATGTCTGACAGGAGGGTCTTTAACCTGGTTTGatagaagaaaatatttaattacaaaaatgttataaaaataaacttctTGGAAATGACTTCTCCAAATGCTAGTGTTAACTAGAAAATTACTTTTAGGATTAAGTCGAAAAATGCTGTATAACTAAAACTATATCTGTATATGTCCACTTAGAGTGCCTAGTTTCCGAAAACAATAGCTACTCACTTCTCCTCCTTGCTGAACTCGTCACAAACGTCCACCACCTGGCGGATGTTGTGGTTGGCGGAGAGCTCCAGCGATCCAATGTTGATCTGAATGTAGTTGCCCAAGAAGTCCTCGGCAAGCTGCTTGACCTCCTTGGGCCAGGTGGCGCTCCACATGAGCGTCTGCCGGTCGGGCCGGATCTGTGAGACGATCTTCCTGATCTGGGGCTCGAAGCCCATGTCTAACATACGGTCAGCCTCGTCCAGCACCAAGTAGGTGCAACGCTTCAGGTTAGTAGAGCCGGCGGAGAGGAAATCAATAAGCCGTCCGGGTGTGGCAATGACGATTTCGCAGCCGCGCTGCAGATCCCGCATTTGGCCGCCCTTCGGGGCGCCGCCGAAGACGCAGGTGTTGCGCACATACGACGAGGAACCGAATTCGGTGGCCACCTGCTGGATCTGTTGGGCCAGCTCCCTAGTGGGGGCCAGCACGAGGGCTATGGGTCCGTCACCCCTCTGCAGCGGCTGCTGGTTGTTGATGTGGACAATCGCGGGCAGGATGTAGCCCAGGGTCTTGCCGGATCCCGTCTTAGCAATGCCCACGAAGTTCGAGCCACTCATGGCGATAGGCCAGCCCTGCGCCTGGATGGCGGTGGGCGCCTTGTAGCCCTGGCGGCGGATCTCCTTCATGACGTAGTCGGGCAGATAGACCTCGGAAAAGTCCTGGATGGGGTTCGGCACCTGTCCGCGCACGGTGATTTCCTGCTCGTCGCGATACCGCTGAACGTCGTAGGGTGATCGGTTAGCTACGTTAGGATGCTCCTGGTAAAAGTCCTTTTTAAAGGGAGCCAGGTTGGAGAAGTCGACCGGGCGCATGGGGAGGTCTTGGCTGccgcctccacctcctcctcggcgATCACCGaatccaccaccacctccaaaACGGTTGCCGCCTCCGCGATCATCGCGGCGCTTCTCGATACGTCCATTCCTTACGCCGTGGTAatcaccaccgccaccaccaccgccgccgcctccgaaGCGATtgcctccaccgccgcctcctcgCCGGTCATCACCGCCTCGATCGCCTCCGCGACCGCCACGTCCACTGTGACCAAAGTCGCGATCGTGTGGTGCCCTGGGAAATAACAGAAGAGAATCGATGAGTATCTAATAAAGGAATTAAAATGCTGAAGAGAAGAGAAAAGAAATGCTCATGAAAAGAAATCTGTATCATTTGCAGCTTTTTTCCACTTAAGGTATACttatttttcataaaattaataaattaagaaTTTACAGTAGCCTTTGCGCCTTTTCTTTGGTATTCCattctaaaaaatttaatttgtattgaATCCAATCCAACCTTTACTTCGGTAGGCAAATAAATACGCTAACTGAATGAAATTTGAGCAAAGGAGTTAAATTTCTGctaacaaaatttatttatttatttcgattaAGAATATCCTGCATCACCGAAATTTACTTGGTGTCAAGTATCAAGGGCTTTTGCTTATTCATTAAAATCGAACGACTTCACTTTGTTATTTTACTGCCTCGAATTATGTCGAATctttgataaaatattccacTTTGAGCTGCTATGTAACCGGAAttggtttagtttttttaGTATTAAAATCGAATTGTGGTTTGGTTGTAGATACTCCAGTTCTTTCTGAAGATGTTTGGACCACACACTAATATTATTTTGTCATAAACTTTTAAAGTAGAACGAATATTGTTGATTTATGTAAGGTCGGTCGGTATTATCTGTGAGCGATTTCGCGCTGTACATTTGTATAATGAATTCCTCCTTATCTGCCATCTAAAATCATTTTGTGCTGCGCACATCACCCAGAAGCTTTGAGACATACATTTGATTGCTCCGGTATTTTCCCCGGATAAAAGGGGCCTTCGAGAATTAGACCATGCTTAACTGGGCCCATACTTTCCGGCTTGGTGAAGACAGctgcattttcttttcttaagTATTTCTTTGGCAGCAATTTGGGGAAAAAAACCCGAGTGACTTGGCTTACTTTGCTCGCATGCTGCCGGTTCTAGACGTCTGCCAGTTGGGACTTGGATTTCAACTGCGACTGGCCGACTTGGAAGGTAAGTTCTCGCTTTTCGATTTCTTTCGACGCTGCTAAACAGCTGACATGGAGTTGTGCTACAACCgcaataaacttaaataaaactaattgcGTGTTagggaaattaaataaatttcgaatAATGCAAACAGTAAAGCAAATTTGATTGACAACAACATGCAATTCGAGCACGGTTACTATTACTCCCACCCACCGCGTTTTCACCCCAGTTTACCAGCCCCAAACTGCGCAACTAAACAACCCCGCGTAAAGAGCTGTGTGTTTATTGCTCTGGAATAATCAACCTGGGGCAGTTTCAGTCAGATCTGGCTAAGGAACCGAATGGGAACTTTATTACAGCATTAAAACTGAGAATAGGAAACCCGTTAGCAATAAATTAGGAAATATGATAAGACCTCTGCAGGGTGTAAATACAATATGCTAATAAATACTGCTTCTAGATGAAGTTGTATTCTAACAATATATCAGcgaaataatatatttaacataCTTGAATTGAATTACCAACCACTTTACTAtaataggaaaaaaataataaatgtttaactTCCTACTAACCCATAAATTTCCAGCTTATCTGTTTTCTTTAGTAGCTCCATCCTTGGTGGGCATCACTATGGGGTGCTCCATGAAAATCAGCCCCGATCCACTCCCATGTCTGCTCGTCTATTTTTCTGTCAATTTGAACCCCGTACCGCCGTAAACGTATATTTGTAGGACCCACTGGCACGCTAGCATTTGTGCCCAACTAGCGGAGCGGAACGCTCAGAACATTTATGAGACAGCCAAATGTCTTGCCCCTAGTTTCGAGGTCCCAGAGGGCACCGTCTGACTTTCTGTGTGTCTACCTGTCGCTTTTAGACATGCGAAAAGACGAATCGCGAGCTAGCCAAAGGGGGAGCACCTCATCATAATCAATTGGCGTCATTTGACATTTTAGACTAATGGGGCCGTTTATGTGATGGCGAAGTTCGCGAACTGGGCTACTCTATTACCATTCAATGTGTGATACTTGAGCTTCAATCATTATATACTATAATATTGATTTCAAATACacaattttctttatataacAAGCActgttcaaaataattaaatgtttgcctatatatattttagaataACGTTTTAGTAAAcatgttatttttaaagcattggatcaaagaaaaaataaccaaacctTTAGCTGGTTTGGGGCTATTTAAGCCCCTTTTACTCCACAAATCAGAATACGTAGTACAGATTGTGGTCAATAACCGTAAGCAGACGTTTTAAATAATTCCTTAAATACCAAAAACATCGCGATATCTCAACAAAACCGCGTGTGAGCGAGGGAAAGAGCGGGATAGAAAGGTATGCTGGCGAGAGAGCAGGATGGCGCGAGTCAGTGACAGCCGCCGACTGTtatacgcacgcacacactgacGAATCCGTTATACGAGCACGCGAAAATGCCGCCGTCAACAGGCATTCACGCACACAAGAAAGTCTGAATGTGCCgctgtgtgagtgcgtgttCGTGTTCGGGGCATACagacaaattaaaatgctataaaaaagcaaacgaagCAAGAACACGTTTCACAAATCAGGCAAATTCTTTTTATGACGTGCGCTGTCGttcttgttgcttttgttattCATTTGCGGATGTgggagccaaacaaaaaaaaaaaaaaaacaacaaatagctGAAAACCTCACCTCCGAATGTCAAATTTTAGCAAGCCATGTGTTTTTCTCTCTCccttccctctctctctcacgCTAATACTAATTACTCATCACCTTACTTCGTAGgtgtacagaaaaaaaaggcacGAAGGGTGATAAAATGGCGACAGCGAGTGGAAAAAACCAGCGCATTTCATAAGAAATCTTCGGATGTACTCACATTATTCCTTCAATTTTGATCTCCTCTGTTCTCTCGTCGGGGTCGTTAAAAAGCGATTTCCTTCTCGTCCGCTGCTCTGCTTTCGGGATGGAATCTACGTAGTCGTCTGGGTCTGTTTTCGAACTGTCTCGAAACGCACGCTGCGACTGGACTTGGAGACTACTATGTGTGCTTGGCGACAGTATTATCTCCCGATTCCTGCGACTCCCGTGGAACTGTTGTCGGTGTTCGGTGCAgagcgaagaagaagaagcgaaagtgccgctgctgctggtggagaaAAGAAAATGGCGACGTTTCGTTATACATCTCTCGGAACTTTTCGGCGAAATCAATAGCAAGTTGCCCCAGCCGCAACCGGCCGGTCTGGGCGTGGCGCCGCCCAGCCGGGGGGATATATATTGCACTAGCTTAAGCATATTCCCGAAGGGTTAGCTACACGGCTGTTATGCTAATGGTGGATATATCTTAATCTGCGCGACATCCGCGCGTGTCTTACCTAACCTCGTCCAAAATTAGAGTGACCCtaggtgaagaagaaaaatcgAGGCAAGGGTCGGTGTGACCGCAGCGCGCTAGCTGTAAAACGCTTTCTAGAGTGACCATTTGGTTTCGAGACTATCGATTGTCGGCTAAATGCCGTGCATTACGTTGGCTGGtacgtttttattatttaaactgcTGCTATAACTAACATTTAATGCAATTCGTCGTCGGTCCGTTCTCGTAATCTTgaatatttcttaaatttcgaatttctTATCTATCATAACATCGTTTGTGATCAGATTGCtttatattgctttaaaaaaaccttttttataCGATTTTGCTATTAGCAAAGACTCACCCCAGTTttcgtttattgttttatacatacataattataagGAAACTTACTTAATAATTGCTATTTATTGTTCAATAGtcttaaaacaatttttttttcatactAGAGTTTGCAGTTAACTCCATAGattcttattttaattatacaaaGGGGAGATGAACTAATAATTCCATTgttgaaaatttcaaaatcgGTTATTTTTGTGGTAAAAGTACCCACCAAGACTTTTTGTCTATTTTAtagtatttttttaagtttcaGAGTTTCCCtaaaattgataaaatcaaatatatcaGTTAGATTTAATGAATCATATAGGTTGAACGGAATTGAAAAGTAAAACGACTTACTTTTATACGGCTTTTCTTTCGATAATGAAGAAATCGGAAAAATGCTCTCAAGTTTCTGCGATTCTACAGTTCTTCTTTGTTTATAAGCAAAATTCGCTTGAAATGGaagaatattaattatattcggAGATAGCTAAAAATAGATACTCTTTTGGAAAATTGGTAATATATGATTGTATGTACCATATGTCATTTACTATTTTTCAGAGAAGGAAGATGTGTCACTAAAAGGTATTATTCAGGCCCCTAATCTTATgcctttatttgtatatattatttacttattctTCATAAAACTCCTTTTACTGATGAAATACTATTTAAATGCATGGATCCCCATATCAACTAAATAAAAGAGTGGAATATGGATAGGTGCAAGCAGTAAAGAGATGCTGTAGCAAGCAGTTCACTGCTTTAAAGATGTATGTGAGATGACAATACTTTAAACTAAGAAATTTTTGACacgtatacatatacatatgatcTATGCCCCTTATGGgaaatattctttatttttttatatatccATTCTAGAAGCATGAGCAAATTCGACTCCAGAATATTTGAATGCATGCACACATATTTCGATCTATCtgttatattattttcgtCGAACATAACTATCTTCCTTGCCCTACGAGTAATGGGTGTAGATTGGTTAGTTTGGTGGATGAGGCAGCCATGAAAATTTCTTGAGGGCAAATACACTTCGGCAAATGTATTTGTATCAAAGTCGacgaattaattaataaaatatcaaatcaatGTGATTCATAATATTATATCTCTTAGTCTAGTTCCATTTACAGCCCGAGAAGGTGGCAGAAACTGCGGTACATTTTGGCCCTACGGCCCTGCAAGCACCCGTAAAGCTCGTTGATCTTGAGGCAGTCGATCTTGCTTATGGTCTTTCGCTGTCCGATCCTAACTCCAGGTTGTAAAGGGGTCATGGTGGGCTTTTCACCCTTCCGCTTGCTGAAGTAAAACTCACCGTAGTGCATCACGGAGTTGTAATCGTAGTCAAAGGCGTACTTCCCCTTCTTTTTCGACACGAGCTTAAAGTTTTTCCTAAACCGCGGCACAATATTGTCCCAATGGATCTTGACAAAGTTGTCGCGATCTGCTCGGGACTGTTCGTGATATATGCCTATAGCGTGCATGAGCTCGTGCATTATTCTTCCCTCGCTGCTGAAGCAGTGGGCACTGTTTTCATCGGGTCTCTGGAGGGACACCACCTGTTCTCCTCCTCTTCGTCCCACGTAGGACCAACATCCCTGGGGTCCTTCCACCGGCGGTTCGATCAACAGGTAGTCATCTACTTCCCCGTCGTACGGCACAAAGTGCACACATGTTAAGGAGTTGAAGGTTTTCACGGCTTGAATTATAGCCTGTCTTTCCGTATTTGCGTATCGCGGACTTATCTCAAAGGGAATCGTACCATTGGGCCACAGTCGTTTGGGATGTCTCATTGGATTGACGCCTAGGCGAAGGGAGATGTAGGTGTACGGATCAATGGCAATATCTCCTTGAAACAGGCGGGGCATGGTCTCCGGATCGTCGATTCCCAAATCGTCGTCACCAATGTCGGGTCCGTAAGGATCGAATTCATCTGAAAGGGAcgaatgtttttaaatattttgggtATCAAAACTATTTCAGAAACAGTAAATAGCGTATGGTAATTTCCTGAAATTTGTAGGCCTTCGTATAAATCCGATATTTTAATCTAGAAaaagcattttattttctttttgataCTCGCAATGCAAAAATACGGTATTCTTGAAAGATTCCGCAAAACAGAGctccaaataaatatttggcaaaAGCATTAATTGTTGAATACTTTTCCTTCGAGCTCCGAAATATACTCAACGCAAAGAGTATATTTCGGAGCTCGAACTAGGTATCTTAAGATCTTCACAActcaaatcaaacaaaaatggcCCTTGTGTTTCATGAAGTCATTGGAAAAACTGGGAGTGAAACGAACCTTCCGCCACACTGGTGAACTCATGCTCGAAGAAATCCACTCCAGCTGCAAACTGGCGGACAGGGAGCTTGGCACTTTCACTGAACGGTGGTGCGGATAGCACCACTagcaccaccatcagcaccaGCTGCACCTCCACctgcaccagcaccaccactgATTCACTCAACCGAGCACACATTATAGAGCTGGGATTCGCCTTGGCTGTGACTATATTTCCATTCGATCGCTGTTTGCTCACTTTTTCCACGCCATGCCGCATTCAAACCGAACGGCTGCACACGAAATTGGTAACTGAACCTGGCTTGATAGCCCGAGAGCTCAAGCGGCGACCAAAGTCTGCAGTCTTGGCAccttaatttatgcaaaatgtgcgaaaataaaactaaataacgCCGATGTTGGGCAGACGCCACGCAATCGGCCGCGTGTAAACAAAACCCAAATCTATCGCCGCGCAGCACCTCACATCCCTCTCACTTTTACACCTATGACTCTCTGATCAAACAGCACTAAATCTCCTCGATGAAGCCCAGCTTAAGCTCTACGACCAGGCCCGGCCGAAACTCTTTGATTAAACCAGGCTTGAACTGGGCTGGACGCTCACGTAATTTAAACCGAGTTAGCGGCTTTGGGCAACGACCATTCaatgatttttggtatgaCCTACTACCAAAACTCTCTTTCTGGCCGACAAAGTGCTTTCTCGCTTGCAAATCAACCTTaagtgtaaaaatatttttttaaagtataATTAAGGGACTgcacgcccacagttttggaTCTCCAATTATTCGTTCTTGAATATACCTTTTTGTtctttaatcaaaaaattcgAGTTTATCGTACTTTTGATGCGGTTCGTTCTTGATTTTATATAGAAAAGCGTTCATTTTTCCCTGAGTgctcacttttgaaaaatgttttgatattttttcaaatttttttagtcttttaaatttccttCGATTTCCCAAATAttctttgccacgcccactaaaCCGCcagaaactgtcagtgttgataTTTCtacttcgcacttccactagctgagtaacgggtatcagatagccgggaaactcgactatagcgttctctcttgttttcaacTTACTTCGCGTGATATTGTTGTCGTTGGTCAGGCTCACGCTTGCGCTTAAAGTTTGAATACTCGTACAATGAGTTTCGCAAATCGAATTCAATGTTGAATCGGTCTCTACTTTTCCGTCCAACACAGAGTATTTCGAAAAGGCTCAAAGTGCTAGTCAGACCGACTCTTCGAATGATGCATGCCGGTAAATACTCAAATATGAACCCTTAACATCTAGAACATCTAGAATAGATTGCAATGAACTGTTTCTGAGCGAATTACGCAAAGTGTAACTTTTTTCTCACACATTGTATTTCCAAACTTAACGTGCTATTGTTGTAAAGTTGTGATTCTACAATTGGGAATATCACAAACTGACTATATTCAGATCTTTTAATCAAGGTATGTATTGACTTATTTGTTTCGCGTGCAGGCTGCTTAACTGTCTTTCTTAGTGTCTGTCTGCCAGTTTGTCTGGCTTTCTGCTTTCAACTTGTTTGTAATTGTGTTTGTGTCTGCTTGTATGTAGGATGGTTTTGATATGTGACACCTTGGCCTGGAAAGTCGGGCTGCAATGTGCACTTTGCACTTTCTGGGGCTCCAATTAGTCAGTTGGCAGCTTAAGCTGTTAACCCGGAATACCCTATCTCCATCTGGGCGGGGCTTATTTGACAATCTATTTTAATCGGTCATCATTAATTAGGCAAAATTAGTTTTCCGTCTTAATTAGCATAACAACAACAGTTCACGAATCTGGCTCAAACACATCTAATCGCGATAGTCGGAATGAATTTACTTACATGTGTGGCAAATTATGTTTGGATTCCGAAATAGCCAAGTTAATCGAGGGCTTTCGCACAAATTATTCATTTACTCAAACAGAGGTGTGTTAGTGTATTAGTGTACTAGTAgggaatatttaattaaataattatattctaaGGACATGTTACTCTGTATATTGGATAATTACGTAAATATTACagtttgttttctatttatctttatcttctGAAACGTTGTACATTGCAAAACTTATTTATGGCTACTCTCTAATGAATGTGCAAGCTCATATTGAGTTACTAGTACACCTCTTAAAGCTACCGGATTCTTTGGCTCTGAGATAAATGTTTACAGCTATTAAGAGAACGCGTTTAAATTATTCAACTTGAAAGAATGAATCAAGGTATTGAATAGCTCGGAGCACTAGAGTTCAAAGAGCAAAGTCGACATCCACATAACACATTGATTATCCGTTTGAAAACCCTTTACTTTCTCACGAAAAATATGCTCTCTagttttcattgttttgcCCGACTGACTGATTGTCAATATGGACTGTAATTGTCATATATCATTGGCCTGCAATCGTAAACCTGTCCTTGCCCCGCCCTACTTTAACCCACTTCGCCCACTTTAACCTATTGTGAGAGTCCACTGCTGAGGGTCTGTCTTCGATTGAGTCCGCCACTTGACTTTATGTGTCAGCTGGGCAATAAAAATGCGACACCGAGTAATTTTGCGCCACACAGGGTCTGTATTAGAAAGAGATACGCCCAAGGAGCAAAAGAGACGGGCGGGATGTAGAGAGAGATGGCGAAAGACTGGCATCAAaggcaaaacacaaacaatcAAAGCCGAGCGAGCCCAAAGTCAAAACCCAGCGACTAATTCAAAGTTGTCACGTAATAAAACACAGAAACATCGAAGCCAAAAACAATAAGCCACAAAGGCgacaaacaataaaagaaatacaaaaacctaagaaacaaacgaaaatactggaaatttgcatattttttcgAGGCGAAGACAGCCGGCAACCATCGAAGGCGACAAGAAATTTAACAAAGtacaaattgttatttgatttgattacaTAATGACGCCACACATACCCCATCATCAGccttttgcaatttgcatttgtttctgttttgttttggtttctgtttttattcAGCCCCACATTATTTCGCCTCACATCGGTTTATTTTGACACCAAAAACTGATATCTCCAATTAGACTTGCAACtgaattaattgaattgcattaaGGCGGTTTCAGTGATTTGTGGCCGAGTTGATAGCAACAATTCGCCCGGACTGCTTTAATCTGCATAATAGAAAGATAATAATTGCCGCTTGCAAAGCTGCTTAAACGGAAATGGAACGGATTTCTTAGTTGAATTTCTGGAGTATTCACAACACCGCATTTATGTGGGGTATTAATTATAATGTTCGCTGAAAGGAAACTTTCCCGCCCTTTGTTTAATTCTTTTGCGCTTAATAAAGCGGATGTGCGAAACTTTTTATCAAGATTTCCACCgcataaaaaacttttaattccGCTAATGTCGATTTTGCGATGCTGAAACTTAATGTGGGTGAGTGGAAGACTCCCGATTTACCCCCACCCCCCCAAAGACTCATATTAATTCCTTTCTAGGCGGGCGTAATACTATTGTGCCTAAGACGGCTTAAATGTGAGTTAAAGAATGCGGGAAAAACTTCGATCAACAGTGATGACAACCTAATATTCCGAATCGGACTTCATTTTGTGCAACGCAGAGTGGGAATTGTACTTAATCCCACTAAGTAATtagaaataatgaaattacaCAGCACGCTAATATCTAAAGAAATCTTGGTTCAAAAATGGTTCTTTATCATtcttatttgattattttacaCTACTTACTACAAGTAAGTTACTAGCTaaacaataaatgtatttttctaaacatgagaataaataaa is a window encoding:
- the LOC122622594 gene encoding ATP-dependent RNA helicase p62 isoform X2, with protein sequence MVTLESVLQLARCGHTDPCLDFSSSPRVTLILDEVSSSGTFASSSSLCTEHRQQFHGSRRNREIILSPSTHSSLQVQSQRAFRDSSKTDPDDYVDSIPKAEQRTRRKSLFNDPDERTEEIKIEGIMAPHDRDFGHSGRGGRGGDRGGDDRRGGGGGGNRFGGGGGGGGGGDYHGVRNGRIEKRRDDRGGGNRFGGGGGFGDRRGGGGGGSQDLPMRPVDFSNLAPFKKDFYQEHPNVANRSPYDVQRYRDEQEITVRGQVPNPIQDFSEVYLPDYVMKEIRRQGYKAPTAIQAQGWPIAMSGSNFVGIAKTGSGKTLGYILPAIVHINNQQPLQRGDGPIALVLAPTRELAQQIQQVATEFGSSSYVRNTCVFGGAPKGGQMRDLQRGCEIVIATPGRLIDFLSAGSTNLKRCTYLVLDEADRMLDMGFEPQIRKIVSQIRPDRQTLMWSATWPKEVKQLAEDFLGNYIQINIGSLELSANHNIRQVVDVCDEFSKEEKLKTLLSDIYDTSESPGKIIIFVETKRRVDNLVRFIRSFGVRCGAIHGDKSQSERDFVLREFRSGKSNILVATDVAARGLDVDGIKYVINFDYPQNSEDYIHRIGRTGRSNTKGTSFAFFTKNNAKQAKALVDVLREANQEINPALENLARNSRYDGGGGRSRYGGGGGGGRFGGGGFKKGSLSNGRGFGGGGGGGGEGRHSRFD
- the LOC122622594 gene encoding ATP-dependent RNA helicase p62 isoform X3; this translates as MVTLESVLQLARCGHTDPCLDFSSSPRVTLILDEVSSGTFASSSSLCTEHRQQFHGSRRNREIILSPSTHSSLQVQSQRAFRDSSKTDPDDYVDSIPKAEQRTRRKSLFNDPDERTEEIKIEGIMAPHDRDFGHSGRGGRGGDRGGDDRRGGGGGGNRFGGGGGGGGGGDYHGVRNGRIEKRRDDRGGGNRFGGGGGFGDRRGGGGGGSQDLPMRPVDFSNLAPFKKDFYQEHPNVANRSPYDVQRYRDEQEITVRGQVPNPIQDFSEVYLPDYVMKEIRRQGYKAPTAIQAQGWPIAMSGSNFVGIAKTGSGKTLGYILPAIVHINNQQPLQRGDGPIALVLAPTRELAQQIQQVATEFGSSSYVRNTCVFGGAPKGGQMRDLQRGCEIVIATPGRLIDFLSAGSTNLKRCTYLVLDEADRMLDMGFEPQIRKIVSQIRPDRQTLMWSATWPKEVKQLAEDFLGNYIQINIGSLELSANHNIRQVVDVCDEFSKEEKLKTLLSDIYDTSESPGKIIIFVETKRRVDNLVRFIRSFGVRCGAIHGDKSQSERDFVLREFRSGKSNILVATDVAARGLDVDGIKYVINFDYPQNSEDYIHRIGRTGRSNTKGTSFAFFTKNNAKQAKALVDVLREANQEINPALENLARNSRYDGGGGRSRYGGGGGGGRFGGGGFKKGSLSNGRGFGGGGGGGGEGRHSRFD
- the LOC122622594 gene encoding ATP-dependent RNA helicase p62 isoform X1 codes for the protein MLKLVQYISPRLGGATPRPAGCGWGNLLLISPKSSERCITKRRHFLFSTSSSGTFASSSSLCTEHRQQFHGSRRNREIILSPSTHSSLQVQSQRAFRDSSKTDPDDYVDSIPKAEQRTRRKSLFNDPDERTEEIKIEGIMAPHDRDFGHSGRGGRGGDRGGDDRRGGGGGGNRFGGGGGGGGGGDYHGVRNGRIEKRRDDRGGGNRFGGGGGFGDRRGGGGGGSQDLPMRPVDFSNLAPFKKDFYQEHPNVANRSPYDVQRYRDEQEITVRGQVPNPIQDFSEVYLPDYVMKEIRRQGYKAPTAIQAQGWPIAMSGSNFVGIAKTGSGKTLGYILPAIVHINNQQPLQRGDGPIALVLAPTRELAQQIQQVATEFGSSSYVRNTCVFGGAPKGGQMRDLQRGCEIVIATPGRLIDFLSAGSTNLKRCTYLVLDEADRMLDMGFEPQIRKIVSQIRPDRQTLMWSATWPKEVKQLAEDFLGNYIQINIGSLELSANHNIRQVVDVCDEFSKEEKLKTLLSDIYDTSESPGKIIIFVETKRRVDNLVRFIRSFGVRCGAIHGDKSQSERDFVLREFRSGKSNILVATDVAARGLDVDGIKYVINFDYPQNSEDYIHRIGRTGRSNTKGTSFAFFTKNNAKQAKALVDVLREANQEINPALENLARNSRYDGGGGRSRYGGGGGGGRFGGGGFKKGSLSNGRGFGGGGGGGGEGRHSRFD